The DNA segment GTATCGGCGTCAAGCAATCGCAACGAATCACCTCTGTTGCGAGAGACTCTGCCGCAACTGAACCCAATTGCCCAGGCGGTTGGCATGGATCTTCACGGTACTATCGTCAGTCTCGATGGTGTCTATGATTGTCGGCTAAACCGCAAAGCCATTTTCAATCGCGGTATGATTCCCAATATCAACCCGAATTTACGTGCCAGAAAACCACCAAAACGCGGCCGCAAGCCGTTTTTCAAGAAGTCTATTTTCGACAAGCGATTTCGCACAGTTGAGCGAGTATCCGCGTGGGAAGACAAGTTTTGCTGCTTCGCTTCAAGCGCCTCAGTCAGGTGCATTACGCCTTCAAATCGCTCGCCTATACCCTGATCAACCTCCGGCATTACTACTCAATCTAATCTCAGGGACTATCGTTGGGTTTCACTTCGGCGGGCGCATCGCGCGGCGCGATTCCGCTCGTCCGCTGGATGCCAAAAATGCCACCATTGGATACAAAAACTTTCACAATCTGCTTCTTTAAGCTCATTTCTCGCATCTTTTTTCAGTTTTTGGCAGTGTCGCTTGGGGCTGATGCCAGTTCCGATAATAACCCGCAATCAGTTGACAAGTAATTAAGATGGTGATGGGCGATTTGTTCCCACTGATACTTGCTCTTATTTTTATTAAGAGCAACCATGAATGAGGAGTATTCATTATGCATTTTCTTAATAGCCACCGCAAGATTTTGCGTGATATCATCCGACTGGATAAGCAAACCCGACCAATCATTCAATGTTTCAGAAAAATCACCTACATCAGTCGCGATAATCGGTTTATCAAACGCCATCGCTAGTTTAACAACACCACTTGTTGTGCCCTCAAGATAAGGGACAATGACAGCATGTGCTAGGGTAAAGTAATGCTGGACCTGATCCATGGGAATACTTTGATCGTTTATAACCACATTTGAAGCAGGCCGATATGTATTAAACTTATCCGCAGCCTTGCCATAAAGACTATTACCCCCAGCCACTACAAATTTGAAAGCAGGCTTATTTTCAAGCAACTTGCTGGCGGCGAGATATTCTAATATCCCTTTCCGTGTCTCGATATGTCCAAAGAACAGAACGACAAAGTCATCCTGTTTGATGTCAGGAAACAGTGGTAAAACATTTTCACGAGATAATTGATCGAAGTTGAATATGTCGTACACACCATGCGGCACAAGCAACGGTATAGTCTTAACCCCCATGGCTATCAGCCCATCCACCGATCGCTGCGAATGCACAATCAGTCTGTCAAAGTTTCTGTAGTACCAAGCTAGGACCAGTTTGCTCCAAGGTTTTTGGTCATGCGGTAGCAAATCGTGAATGGTGAGAGCGGTGCGAATGCCGACAGCCCTAAACACCGAAACAAGCACCCATTCCAACATAGGAAACTTAACCCACGATTCAAATAAAACCACATCTGGTCTTTGCCGCAGTAGATAAAAGGCAAACCTGAAAATATCGACAGGGTAGTGTCTTGTTCGTCTGAACAGTTTTATTGCAGGGAAGCCCGCTCGATATTTCTCGGCATCATAAGAATCCGCAGTGATAAAATTGATATCACAAATTTTTGCCAACTCTCGGCAAAGGGAAACAGAATAATCAGTAAGCCCAGAGTTTCCTGTAAAACAAACGACCGCTATTTTCAGTTTATTATTCATTTTGTTTTCCTGAATTCTTCACTTAGCCCGGATTCTCCCATCACTGGATGGTGATAAAAATACCTCGGCTGATTTTATCAACGCATTTAAAAACGTAATATTGCCGTCAGATTCAACTAAGCTTCACCATCTTATTAAAATTACGGGCATAGAAAAAACAGAGTAAAGAATGACATCTTTTTGAAAATGGCAGCCTTTAAAACTAATCATTGGTGTTTCAAATTACTAAAATCGGTAATTATCGCGCAGACTGACAAAATTTGCGACCTAACCTTAGGCGATTTCCGGCAAAGAATATACCCAACTTGCTGGTAACTTTTTGCCCATTGTCTGCGTTGTAAAAAGGATTACGTAGCCTGCTATGCGCACCTTTTTACGCCTTGAAAATGAGCAAATATCCTGCACATTTGGGTATATTCATTCTTGGAAATCGCCTTAAAGACAACCTGTTCGATATTTTGGCCAATATTGGTAAATCCTACAGAATATAATTTTCCTAAAATGTTAAAGTACTTTTGAACAGCTACCTACGGAGTTGACAGAGATGAAAATGAACCCCGGAACTTGAGTAATTAATTTTTAACTATTAAAAATCTGTTAAAACTGCGCCAAGGCATTGAATTCCCGTGTCTTGCAAAGTTTCTTTTAACATTTGTAAAGCATCCAATTTGGTTTTGTCTTTTCGCGCCACTAGCAGGGCGCCACCACACAAAGATGCAATAAGTTGTGCATCTAGACCCTGCTCTGTTGGCGAGGTGTCGATCAGGATGACGTCAAATTGTATCTGCAATTGTTGCAAACAGTTTTTTAAGCCTCGGCTTATTAATTCTCCCGGGTTGGGAGGTACCGTGCCAGCCGGCAAGACAAATAAATCCCGGAAGACGGTAGTTCGTGTAGCAATCGATAGATCAGCGCGCCCAGCCAATACGTCCGATAGACCGTAACCACCTTGTAGATTAAATAACGCATGCTGCCGAGGCTGACGTAAATCGGCATCAATCAGCAGCGTACGTTCGCCAATCTGGGAAAAAACAATCGCTAGATTGGCTGCCATGCAGCTGCGTCCTTCATTGCGACTGGGGCTGATCAATGCCAAGGTTTTATGGACATCGATAAACCAACGCAGCATCAATTGCCCTCGCACAGCTCGCAGAGCTTCCACTTGTGCACTATTGGGCTGGTACGCAGCAGCCAGTTCCGAGCTGAAACTCTCTTCGCTTGCCATTAGGTGTGGGAAATCAAATTGATTCGATAAGGCTTTTTGTATATCGTCATCGCTGATCAGCCCAAGCGCTTTGGCGGCCTCGCCGAAGTACACGCCCTTCTGTTTTTGAAAAGCAATAATGCGTTCGACATCGCTTGGGCTGATTTTTCCGGCATCCAGTAATAGATCCCCAATGGAAGCAGTGATGTCTGTATTGACTACTTCGTTATCGCACTTGTTGTTGATTTCAGATACTTTTACTTTCATTTATGCGCCGAATAAAAAGGTTGAGCCGCTGCTCTATTTTGTCAAGATTAAACCGCCAGAGCATTCGATTCTCCTTGGCGACTGGAGCGGAAACGACGGCAAAAACAGGAATGCCCAACATTTCCGAAACATCAAAAGCAGATCGTACTCGACGATCCATCAACTCTGACAATAACGCCGCGCCCACTCCCAATACGCCACCCAGAAAAATCGACAAAATCATGTTTAATAGCACTTTAGGCTTGGCAGCTTTCTGAGGCGGATAAGCGGAATTAAGTATAGAGATATCGGTTTGGCTTAATTCGCTCTCCATGCGTGTTTGTATCGCACGATGCATAACCTCATCGTAGGTCCTCTGCGCACTTTCTACCTCGCGGCTAAGAACCGCAATTTGATCGTGCTTTTTTTTCAGATCCAGTACTTTGGCCTTTTGTTCCGCCAAGGCCTTAGCTATCATATCGTCACGTTGCTTAGAAGAAGTAACCATACTATTAATACTGTTTAGCACCATTAAAACTGCGGACTGAATTTCTTTTTTCAAACTGGTCACTTGAGCTTCTGCTTGATTGTATTGGGGATTACCTTTTTTAAATTTCTGGGATATCTCGGCAAAATGCGCCTCACGTACTGCCAGTTCCGTCTTGAGTTCTTGAATCAATTTGCTGTCCAACACCTCCTGTAACGACTCGAAAGAACCGCCTTGTTTAAGAATGGAAGCCAACAAATCTTTTCTGGATTTCAGT comes from the Patescibacteria group bacterium genome and includes:
- a CDS encoding glycosyltransferase family 4 protein; this translates as MNNKLKIAVVCFTGNSGLTDYSVSLCRELAKICDINFITADSYDAEKYRAGFPAIKLFRRTRHYPVDIFRFAFYLLRQRPDVVLFESWVKFPMLEWVLVSVFRAVGIRTALTIHDLLPHDQKPWSKLVLAWYYRNFDRLIVHSQRSVDGLIAMGVKTIPLLVPHGVYDIFNFDQLSRENVLPLFPDIKQDDFVVLFFGHIETRKGILEYLAASKLLENKPAFKFVVAGGNSLYGKAADKFNTYRPASNVVINDQSIPMDQVQHYFTLAHAVIVPYLEGTTSGVVKLAMAFDKPIIATDVGDFSETLNDWSGLLIQSDDITQNLAVAIKKMHNEYSSFMVALNKNKSKYQWEQIAHHHLNYLSTDCGLLSELASAPSDTAKN
- the epsG gene encoding chain length determinant protein tyrosine kinase EpsG, whose protein sequence is MKVKVSEINNKCDNEVVNTDITASIGDLLLDAGKISPSDVERIIAFQKQKGVYFGEAAKALGLISDDDIQKALSNQFDFPHLMASEESFSSELAAAYQPNSAQVEALRAVRGQLMLRWFIDVHKTLALISPSRNEGRSCMAANLAIVFSQIGERTLLIDADLRQPRQHALFNLQGGYGLSDVLAGRADLSIATRTTVFRDLFVLPAGTVPPNPGELISRGLKNCLQQLQIQFDVILIDTSPTEQGLDAQLIASLCGGALLVARKDKTKLDALQMLKETLQDTGIQCLGAVLTDF
- the epsF gene encoding chain length determinant protein EpsF; its protein translation is MKFQQLINIFWSRKRIFLSVFMMTVITTLFVSILLPKQYVATTSVVVDQRNVDPVTGLNSPVSQLLPSYVATQVDVIKSHNVARKVLEKLELSKLKLSDNQQMKKDFPQLEKDFPDLQKKFVKAGGIGDIRDWVADLLLEKLEVKPSRESNMIQFDFASSDPQLAADIANAFADAYIQTSVELRAQPAKITADWFDSQMASLREYLEHAQSVLSTYQQQEGIVDGSDRLDIEKTRLVDLSRQLVEIQSRTNELKSRKDLLASILKQGGSFESLQEVLDSKLIQELKTELAVREAHFAEISQKFKKGNPQYNQAEAQVTSLKKEIQSAVLMVLNSINSMVTSSKQRDDMIAKALAEQKAKVLDLKKKHDQIAVLSREVESAQRTYDEVMHRAIQTRMESELSQTDISILNSAYPPQKAAKPKVLLNMILSIFLGGVLGVGAALLSELMDRRVRSAFDVSEMLGIPVFAVVSAPVAKENRMLWRFNLDKIEQRLNLFIRRINESKSI